The Passer domesticus isolate bPasDom1 unplaced genomic scaffold, bPasDom1.hap1 HAP1_SCAFFOLD_81, whole genome shotgun sequence genome contains the following window.
GCTTGAAGCAGTGGAGAAAGAGATGGAGGGAAGGGTTTTCTGACAAGTTCTGTACCACAGAAGGAGCAGCGCCTTGCGAAAGTGAAAGGTTGAGGTGAGGTCATGTGGAATATTGGGACACTCATTGAAATGGCTTCCTGATTACTGTTCAGGAATTCTCCAGGACAATAAGAGGATTTccagagagaggcagagccaggccaCCTATGCTGTTTCTGTATTAGATAGGAAAcccatttaaataaatatttataattttgcTGGATAAATTCTGTGTGGCAAAGtccccctgagctgcaggaCCAGGAGAGATCTGCTGTGAGTCTTAGCTGATAAggaatcccagctctctgataCCTTCAGTTCCATCATGGATTTCACTCTGACCAATTTTGGTATCAGGTGCTGGGGGGACTCCAGGGGACTCCTaggtgggggggggggacaTGTGAATATGGGATTAGGATTGGGATTGCAGTTGTGCAAGGACACTGGTGGAGTCACAGGACTGGAACTGGGGTCatgggctgctctgggggaaaATGAGGGGGGATACAGGAGATGGTGGGAGTGGGATTGTGGTCGTGGGAGGCCTGGGGGACACTGTGGTGGCAGCGCATGATGCCTGGATTTGTGCTGAGGTTCTGGGGTGATGCTGAAGAAATTGGGGACTGGGAGTGGGAATGGAGTCTGGAGACAAGCTGAGGAGGACAACGAGGAGCTCAGGGAGTGACCCCAGGATTTGGGTTGGGGTCGTATGGGGGCTGAGGGACTTGTAGTCATGGGAGTAGGATTGGGCTTCTGGGGGGCCATGGTACTGTGGGATTTGgattggggtccctgggggctGGGGGAAGTTGGGGACACATAAGTAACCCCAGGATTCAGGATCAGGGACCCCAGACATGCCCAGGGGTCTGCTAGCCAGTAGtgcctcccttccctctggGCTGACTCCACTCCCCTGCCAAGTCCCTCACTGAGGAACCCTCCCTGTGTctcctctgtgtcccctctgtgtcccccagTTTCCCTCCCTGGTCCCTGTGGCCTCTCCCCGCCATGGCGCCCCTGGCTCAgaccctggcactgctggcgaTGGCCATGGTCACCACAGCCGTCAAAATGATCCCCCTGGACATGGCCCAAGACTCCTTCGATGACCAGTACCAGGGCTGCGGCCCTGCCATGACAGCAGTATTACCGGCCCTCAACTGTTGCGAGTTCCAGCAGAACCCTCTCTTTGCCCAGGCCTGGCCTATGGCCACAGTCGAGTGGCAGAGTCGGgggtcccctctgtcccctctgtcgtccccagcccaggccatCGCCCTCATGGCCTACACGATGGATGAGCTGTACAGAGAGTTCAACGCGGCTGTGCGCACGGCTGGGCGCTCCCGCCAGGAATACTGGGACAACTTCCACTTCAAAATGCTGCATTTCCTGCTGACCCAGGCCctggtgacactgagggacGCTCAGGGACGGCAGTGTCACAACGTTTCCCGGGGGGTGGAGGGAGTCCGGTTCAAGGCAGAGCAAGGTGACATTGTCCGGTTTGGTCAATTTGCGTCGGCTTCACAGAGTGCAAAAACTGCTAAGGGATTCGGGATAGACACGGTGTTCCAGGTGCACACGTGCCATGGTGTGGAAATCCGGGAATTCTCCAAGTATCCCGGCGAGAAGGAGGTGCTGATCCCACCCTTTGAGACCTTCAAGGTCATCAAAGTCAGCCAGGAAGGGGACAGCGTGAGGatccagctctgctccaccGGGACCTTCAGCAAATACAACTGCGAGTGGCTGGGAGGTGACAGCACAGGTGACAGACTGGGGAGATGGGGACACCCActgtggccttggggacacccaTAAGAAGGCACAGGGACAATGACACTCACTGGGGATGGGTGACAGGGATATAGCCAGCCACTGTGTGGGTGGGACAAGGACACCAACtgctggggacaaggacagggatacccagtgctggggacactCACTGGGGTTGTGGGGGCACAGCAACACCCAGTGCTGGGGAGATCGACAGTGGACAGGGCACACCCATGACAGGGCACAGGCAGTGGGGGCACTCACTGAGAGTTTGGGGAAAGGGACAGTCCATGCTGGGGACACCAAGTTTGGGGCTACCCCCTGtggacatggggacaggaacGCCCatgacagggca
Protein-coding sequences here:
- the LOC135293159 gene encoding erythroblast NAD(P)(+)--arginine ADP-ribosyltransferase-like isoform X1, with translation MDFTLTNFGISFPPWSLWPLPAMAPLAQTLALLAMAMVTTAVKMIPLDMAQDSFDDQYQGCGPAMTAVLPALNCCEFQQNPLFAQAWPMATVEWQSRGSPLSPLSSPAQAIALMAYTMDELYREFNAAVRTAGRSRQEYWDNFHFKMLHFLLTQALVTLRDAQGRQCHNVSRGVEGVRFKAEQGDIVRFGQFASASQSAKTAKGFGIDTVFQVHTCHGVEIREFSKYPGEKEVLIPPFETFKVIKVSQEGDSVRIQLCSTGTFSKYNCEWLGGDSTGGSVPRASFHLGGLLLTTTALAVVTGIL
- the LOC135293159 gene encoding erythroblast NAD(P)(+)--arginine ADP-ribosyltransferase-like isoform X2; this translates as MAPLAQTLALLAMAMVTTAVKMIPLDMAQDSFDDQYQGCGPAMTAVLPALNCCEFQQNPLFAQAWPMATVEWQSRGSPLSPLSSPAQAIALMAYTMDELYREFNAAVRTAGRSRQEYWDNFHFKMLHFLLTQALVTLRDAQGRQCHNVSRGVEGVRFKAEQGDIVRFGQFASASQSAKTAKGFGIDTVFQVHTCHGVEIREFSKYPGEKEVLIPPFETFKVIKVSQEGDSVRIQLCSTGTFSKYNCEWLGGDSTGGSVPRASFHLGGLLLTTTALAVVTGIL